A single Fusarium oxysporum Fo47 chromosome IV, complete sequence DNA region contains:
- a CDS encoding fungal-specific transcription factor domain-containing protein yields MEEPESKTAVQPGPSTTAQGSTRKKPRRGADSASQKRRCVSTACIACRKRKSKCDGALPSCAACSSVYGTECVYDPNSDHRRKGVYREKVDSMKARNSTLQILIEAILNAEEDDVLGIVQKIRTCNSLDAVAEDIIKLQQQQPLQQQPPQPTIPLANDDSDDYDQSNDNYTTDQPEQGERDLARKMGELRLENGNVRFIGGTSHLIYLSDPTHEGEMEPNFEDYTAGQDPITSWTRVTQDTQLITHLINMYFNWHYPYFTTLSKTLFFQDFLRGKAGIGRGTAYCSSLLVNAMLALGCHFTSVAGAYGTPGDSRTKGDHFFAEAKRLIVENDEYEKPRLVTVQALALMSVREAGCAREAKGWVYSGMSFRMAEDIGLNLDVGQLDKERMSDYEIDARRITFWGCYLFDKCWSNYLGRLPQIPKSSFNVSKFDVFPDEDAESWSPYTDSGFDQSFKQPARTRAIALQMSKLSEISSDLLAFFYHPSHIGRSSGKTVELKKLSELHRRLEEWRKELPREFEPKDGQLPNVLLMHMFFHLQYIHLFRPFLKYSPTSSPLPPHVSPRRICTANAGAISKLLRLYKKLWNLRQICNIAVYMVHSACTIHLLNLPEKTARRDITHGVKHLEEIAEDWLCARRTLSILSVLARKWNCELPEDAAFVLHRADEKYGTYSTSDVPSPHSQAGASPLSDGGLGMKVMGEYSPFPPYNRAQLARPMQQLQQQQQQPQHQPQRSVTDAMLTSAPLSNTILSQQQGIPLNRSNAGFGPEPMGGWGSVPVTSSMPSYQQAFAPINRNSMANAGTSVPPVSNPPTSNRSMRMDGQEWFLNDSARWHQSFEAWQMANNGQDNSVFMFGDSNNQDTPNSSTEGSGNMQAETNDQIAALDGLGASLSRGGWLPGLD; encoded by the exons ATGGAAGAGCCGGAATCCAAGACCGCGGTGCAGCCGGGTCCATCGACAACTGCCCAAGGGTCAACACGCAAGAAGCCACGCAGAGGCGCCGACTCTGCCAGTCAGAAGAGGCGATGCGTGAGTACGGCGTGTATAGCGTGCCGGAAACGCAAGTCCAAGTGCGATGGTGCCCTTCCCAGTTGCGCTGCGTGCTCCAGCGTATATGGAACTGAGTGTGTTTATGATCCTAACTCAGACCATCGCCGGAAGGGTGTTTATCGCGAAAAGGTCGACAGCATGAAGGCACGCAATTCGACCTTACAGATTCTAATCGAAGCTATATtgaatgctgaagaagacgacgtGTTGGGCATTGTTCAGAAAATCCGTACCTGCAATAGCCTTGACGCTGTTGCCGAAGATATTATCAAGctgcaacagcagcagccacTACAGCAACAACCGCCACAACCGACAATTCCGTTGGCTAATGATGATTCTGATGATTATGATCAATCCAATGATAATTATACTACCGACCAACCCGAGCAGGGTGAAAGGGATCTGGCTCGCAAAATGGGTGAGCTCAGACTCGAGAACGGTAACGTTCGCTTCATCGGAGGTACCTCTCATCTTATCTATCTGAGTGACCCGACTCACGAAGGAGAAATGGAGCCAAATTTTGAAGATTACACAGCTGGACAGGATCCTATTACTTCTTGGACTCGCGTCACCCAAGACACTCAGCTCATCACTCACCTAATCAACATGTATTTCAACTGGCACTACCCTTACTTTACCACGCTCTCAAAAACACTCTTCTTCCAAGACTTTTTGAGAGGCAAGGCCGGGATAGGACGAGGTACTGCATACTGTTCATCACTCTTGGTCAACGCTATGCTCGCTTTGGGTTGCCATTTTACAAGTGTAGCCGGCGCCTATGGTACCCCTGGCGATAGCCGGACGAAAGGCGATCATTTTTTTGCTGAGGCAAAACGCTTGATTGTTGAAAACGACGAATACGAAAAACCCCGATTAGTTACCGTTCAAGCATTGGCACTCATGTCGGTGAGAGAAGCCGGTTGTGCTCGCGAAGCCAAGGGGTGGGTTTATAGCGGAATGAGTTTCCGCATGGCTGAAGATATTGGCCTGAACCTAGATGTTGGCCAGCTCGACAAAGAACGAATGAGTGATTATGAGATTGATGCCAGGCGAATTACATTCTGGGGCTGCTATCTGTTCGACAAATGCTGGTCCAATTACCTCGGCAGGCTGCCTCAGATCCCCAAGAGTTCGTTCAACGTTTCCAAATTCGATGTATTCCCCGACGAAGATGCGGAATCATGGTCGCCTTATACGGACAGTGGATTTGACCAGTCATTTAAACAACCAGCACGAACACGAGCTATTGCTCTGCAGATGTCAAAGCTTTCCGAGATCAGTAGTGATTTGCTCGCCTTCTTCTACCATCCAAGTCACATTGGCAGGTCCAGTGGGAAGACGGTAGAACTCAAGAAGTTAAGTGAGCTGCATCGCCGTCTAGAAGAGTGGCGAAAAGAACTTCCAAGGGAGTTTGAGCCTAAAGATGGCCAGCTACCCAATGTGCTTCTCATGCA CATGTTCTTTCATCTCCAATACATACATCTCTTCCGACCTTTCCTAAAGTACTCACCTACTTCTTCGCCTCTTCCGCCACATGTCTCACCCCGCCGTATTTGTACAGCAAATGCTGGAGCAATCTCAAAACTGCTTCGATTGTACAAGAAGCTTTGGAACTTGCGCCAGATTTGTAACATCGCAGTGTATATGGTGCACAGCGCATGCACAATCCATTTACTAAATCTTCCCGAGAAAACTGCTCGTCGGGATATCACTCATGGGGTAAAGCACCTCGAAGAAATTGCGGAAGATTGGCTTTGCGCGAGAAGAACCTTGAGTATCCTGAGCGTTCTCGCCCGGAAGTGGAATTGCGAACTCCCTGAGGATGCAGCATTCGTGCTTCATCGGGCCGACGAAAAATACGGAACATACAGCACATCTGATGTCCCATCACCTCATTCGCAGGCAGGAGCTTCGCCCCTTTCTGATGGTGGTCTGGGGATGAAGGTCATGGGTGAATACAGCCCCTTTCCCCCGTATAATCGAGCACAATTGGCTCGACCGATgcaacagcttcaacagcaacagcaacagccgCAGCACCAGCCTCAAAGATCTGTAACAGACGCCATGCTGACAAGCGCCCCGCTGTCGAACACCATCCTTTCTCAGCAACAGGGGATTCCTTTGAACAGATCCAACGCAGGATTTGGACCCGAGCCTATGGGTGGATGGGGTTCTGTCCCTGTCACATCATCGATGCCATCTTATCAGCAGGCATTTGCACCCATCAACCGCAACAGCATGGCAAACGCCGGCACAAGTGTCCCGCCCGTCAGCAATCCTCCAACATCCAACCGGTCTATGAGGATGGATGGGCAAGAATGGTTCTTGAACGACAGCGCAAGGTGGCACCAGAGTTTTGAGGCCTGGCAGATGGCCAACAATGGACAGGACAATTCTGTGTTCATGTTTGGTGACAGCAACAATCAGGATACCCCTAACAGCAGCACAGAAGGTAGCGGCAATATGCAAGCTGAAACAAATGACCAGATAGCAGCGCTTGATGGGTTAGGAGCTTCATTATCCCGTGGTGGATGGCTTCCGGGCTTAGATTAA
- a CDS encoding fungal-specific transcription factor domain-containing protein: MLSNPLQRFSPYQNITSSNISPDGNVQQGTMSGTGLESLGQSHQYPIQPLSQAVPLSNAHLERPGPQVKNRQHPYGIHPRNASTSGPIRRRISRACDQCNQLRTKCDGQHPCAHCIEFGLGCEYIRERKKRGKASRKELAQQAAAQAAAAANGQTLDESTSENGQSGNKGLDSSNMVLEQQSNERHPSTSSKSSRDPGDDVMRHTQGLEGLDPLGNISEQPHLGRSSLDGEHIENNGGLDLNGFGSMAHGYETQGLEGPVLNGQSYAANGRGNMPGYAEFPYSMQAQSPPNFANNPTFRMGNSPLGYSMGKGTSPGWGISMASPPGQYQSQVPAPAFNNSKLRYPVLEPLVPYLNNLIPIPLACDLIDLYFASSSSAQMHPMSPYVLGFVFRKRYFLDQTRPRPCQPALLASMLWVAAQTSDAPFLASTPSARAKTCQKLLELTVYLLRPLIHTAPSDAPSPVADGVALGGLGVAMPGSISLDATSGESGPFGAAGSLDDVITYIHLAVVVSASEYKGASMRWWTAAWGLARELKLGRELPPGPSPAAQENMDTDTADDGEGGISGSGYVGEEEREERRRIWWLLYIVDRHLALCYNRPLFLLDIECQGLLQPMDDARWQSGDFSGHSNSTTDPNLLGTSPEGYGADMTQAHGPQYECRGHSIFGYFLPLMTILGEIVDLHHAKNHPRFGTGFRQGHEWNAQTAEITRHLEIYEQSLQAFEHKNLPRPAEERVDAQNEGNERSGVPDANTPSAHSVHTNGSNRLTESNIQTRIVIAYGTHVMHVLHILLAGKWDPINLLDDEDLWISSQGFITSTSHAVAAAEAINQILEFDPGLEFMPFFFGIYLLQGSFLLLLIADKLQSEASPSVAKACETIVRAHEACVVTLSTEYQRKFSKVMRSALAQVRGRVPEDLGEQQQRRRELLAVYRWTKDGTGLAL, from the exons ATGCTATCTAATCCACTTCAACGTTTTTCACCTTACCAGAACATCACCTCCTCCAACATCTCACCGGATGGAAACGTCCAGCAAGGCACGATGTCAGGTACAGGACTGGAATCACTCGGGCAAAGCCATCAGTATCCGATTCAACCACTTTCGCAAGCTGTCCCCCTCTCAAATGCTCATCTGGAGAGGCCAGGTCCCCAAGTCAAGAATCGACAACATCCTTATGGAATTCATCCGCGTAACGCCAGCACTTCAGGGCCCATCAGGAGAAGAATCAGTCGAGCTTGCGATCAGTGCAATCAACTACGCACGAAATGCGACGGTCAACACCCCTGCGCACACTGCATTG AATTCGGCCTGGGGTGTGAGTACATCCGcgaaaggaagaagagaggaaaGGCATCGAGAAAGGAACTGGCCCAGCAAGCTGCTGCTCAGGCGGCGGCGGCTGCCAATGGCCAGACTCTTGATGAATCCACATCTGAGAATGGCCAATCCGGCAACAAGGGACTCGACTCGTCGAATATGGTACTGGAGCAACAGTCTAATGAACGACATCCGAGCACAAGCAGCAAATCGAGCAGAGATCCCGGCGACGATGTGATGCGACATACGCAAGGTCTGGAAGGCCTTGACCCCCTTGGCAACATAAGCGAGCAACCACACCTGGGTCGTTCCTCTCTGGATGGCGAACACATTGAGAATAACGGCGGTCTGGATCTTAATGGTTTCGGAAGTATGGCACACGGCTATGAGACGCAAGGTCTTGAAGGTCCTGTGCTCAACGGGCAGTCATATGCGGCTAATGGACGAGGCAACATGCCTGGTTATGCCGAATTCCCATATTCGATGCAAGCCCAGAGTCCTCCCAACTTTGCCAATAACCCCACATTCAGGATGGGAAATAGCCCTCTTGGGTACTCAATGGGGAAGGGAACTTCACCTGGATGGGGTATCTCAATGGCTTCACCGCCAGGTCAATACCAGTCCCAGGTCCCAGCTCCGGCCTTCAATAACTCGAAGTTGCGGTATCCTGTTCTTGAGCCATTGGTGCCATATCTCAACAACCTTATCCCTATCCCGCTGGCTTGCGATTTAATCGACTTATACTTTgcgtcttcttcatcggccCAGATGCACCCGATGTCACCCTATGTCTTGGGGTTCGTATTCCGAAAGCGATATTTCCTTGATCAGACGAGGCCGAGACCATGTCAACCAGCCCTCTTGGCAAGCATGCTTTGGGTTGCTGCACAGACTAGTGACGCTCCCTTCCTCGCCAGCACACCATCAGCTCGTGCCAAGACGTGTCAGAAGCTCTTAGAACTTACAGTGTATCTTCTTCGACCACTCATTCATACAGCACCGAGCGATGCGCCCAGCCCCgttgctgatggtgttgCTCTTGGTGGGTTGGGTGTGGCTATGCCCGGCTCAATTAGCCTTGATGCTACAAGCGGCGAATCAGGGCCATTTGGTGCCGCAGGTAGTCTTGACGACGTGATAACTTACATTCATTTGGCGGTCGTCGTCTCTGCTAGCGAGTACAAAGGCGCAAGTATGAGATGGTGGACCGCTGCTTGGGGTCTTGCTCGTGAGCTGAAGCTGGGTCGCGAGCTTCCCCCTGGACCTTCACCTGCGGCTCAAGAGAACATGGACACTGACACCGCAGATGATGGGGAAGGCGGTATTAGTGGTAGCGGATATGTAGGCGAGGAAGAACGTGAGGAGCGACGCCGAATATGGTGGCTCCTTTACATCGTCGACAGACATTTGGCATTATGTTACAATCGCCCCCTATTTCTGCTCGATATCGAGTGCCAGGGTTTGTTGCAACCCATGGACGATGCCCGATGGCAGAGCGGCGATTTCAGCGGCCACTCGAATTCAACCACAGATCCCAATTTACTAGGAACGAGCCCAGAAGGGTATGGCGCCGACATGACACAAGCTCATGGTCCTCAATACGAGTGTCGAGGCCACAGTATATTTGGATATTTCCTCCCTCTCATGACAATACTGGGTGAAATTGTCGACTTGCACCACGCAAAGAATCACCCGCGTTTCGGAACCGGCTTTCGTCAAGGCCACGAGTGGAATGCCCAAACCGCAGAAATTACTCGACATCTGGAAATTTATGAGCAGAGCTTGCAGGCTTTCGAGCACAAGAACCTGCCCCGACCGGCAGAGGAAAGAGTCGATGCTCAGAACGAGGGCAACGAGCGCTCAGGGGTTCCTGATGCCAACACGCCGTCAGCCCACTCAGTACACACTAACGGATCGAATCGTCTCACCGAGAGCAATATACAGACTCGAATCGTTATTGCATACGGAACGCACGTTATGCACGTCTTGCATATTCTATTGGCTGGAAAATGGGATCCCATCAACTTGCTGGATGATGAGGATTTGTGGATCTCATCGCAAGGATTCATCACATCAACGAGCCATGCTGTTGCTGCGGCTGAAGCGATCAACCAGATTCTTGAATTCGATCCTGGACTTGAATTCATGCCGTTCTTCTTCGGTATCTATCTTCTTCAAGGGTCgttcttgttgctgcttATTGCGGATAAGCTGCAGTCGGAAGCATCGCCAAGTGTTGCAAAAGCATGCGAGACAATCGTGCGGGCTCACGAAGCATGTGTTGTCACTCTAAGCACAGAATATCAG CGAAAATTCAGCAAAGTTATGCGCAGCGCTCTTGCTCAGGTTCGAGGTCGTGTACCTGAGGATCTGggagagcagcagcaacggcGAAGGGAGCTTTTGGCGGTTTATCGATGGACAAAGGACGGAACAGGATTGGCCTTGTGA